DNA from Agathobaculum sp. NTUH-O15-33:
TCGATACCCTCGCCGTTCTTTCCCTTGTACGAGAAGGTGCCCGCAAGACCAACGTAGCCGTCGATATTGTTATAGGCTTCTCGCAGCTCCGGTCCGCGGTCCGCCCCCGAGGTCTCCATAGCCAGATCGATCATCATCACACCGTCGTACGCACGATAGGCGTTGTCGGACGCGGGCGCGGCGCCGAACTCCTCAATATAGCCCTCTAGGAACTTTTTCAGGTTTTCATCTTCCGCGTCCTCCGGATCTTCATACACCAGATACTGCGCGGCAAAACACACGCCGTTCGCAGCGTCGCCTGCGACTTCCAATATCTCAGGCATGGAATAGCCCTCCGGCCCCAAAATGGTACCGGCAAAGCCGGATTGCCGCAACTGCTTGGTCACCGCGCCGGTGTCGTCGCTAAGGCACCACGTCAAAACAGCATCCGGAGAAGCGGCGTTGATCTTTGCAAATTGGCCGGTGAAATCACGGTCGCCGTTTGCCATGGTCTCGCTCGCGACAAACTCGATATCGTAATCCTGACAGGCAGCTTTGAAAGCGTCCGCGCCCGACGTGCCGTATTCATCGTTGCTGGTGAAGGTCGCGATGCGCTTGAGGCCCTGCTCGTTTGCGTACTTGGCGAGCTGCTTGCTCGCAGCATTCGCATTGGAGATCGAGCGGAAAAGATAGGTATAGCCCTGTTCCAGCCAGGTGGGCGAGGTACCGCCCGCGACGCATAGCGTCTGTGATTCCTCAATCACCGGCCCGGCCGCCTGCACATTGGCGCTGTGCAGCGAACCGAAAATCGCGTTTACTTTGTCCACCTGCACCAGCTTGGTGGCGGCCTTTACCGCTTCCTCCGGCGATGATTTGTCATCATACGGCACGATTTCTACCTGCCGCCCAAGAATGCCGCCGTTCGCGTTCAGCTCGTTCACCGCGAGCTGAGCGCCGTTCAGCGCGGCTTGACCAAGCTGTGCGGAACCGCCGGTCAGCGGGCCAAAATAACCGATCTTGATCGTATCGCCGCCCGCGGCGGATGAACCTCCCTGACCATCAGACGAATCTCCCGGGGTTTCCGAACCACCGCAGCCCGATAGCGCGCCTGCCAGCATAGCACCGCATAGCAACCAACTGAGTTTCCGTTTCATAGCGATTCTCCTTTACCTTTGGTTTTTTTGTAGCCTTTGCTTTGTTGTCTGTATCTTAACACAAAGCCTAAATGCGCTGAATCAAAATTTTTATAAATACCTTTCGCTTTTCTATGAAAGCATAAATATATATCCCGGGGCAACGGTAATATTTTCCGAAGCATGAGAAGGGAGCCGGTCAGTGTCTCAATAGACGACTGACCGGCTCCCCGGATGTCTAAAAATTCATTTATTCTTGCAGCGGCACGTACCCGGCTTGCTCCATCACGCTGCGCCCGGTATCCGACAGGATAAAGGCGCGCAGCTTTGCGGCCGGGCTGTTTGCCGGTTCATTGGCGCGCGTAACAAGATAATATTCATTGATGAGCGGATATGCGCCGGAGGCAATCGTTTCGCTGGACGGCGAAACGCCGTCCACGTCGAGCAAGCGTAAGCCATCCATACCATACATGCACGATACGTAATAATAGACCGAATAGCCTAAAGCGTTCGCGGAATTATCGTATTCGGCAATGGAATCGACCAATCCGCCCATTTCTTCCGGGCGCAGCTCGGTCGGCGCCTCAACCGGCTTTTTGTCCCGCATCAGCAGCTTCATGAACAGACTTTGGCTGCCGCTCGCCTCCGGCCGCTGAAAGGCGGCGATGGACGCCCCCGCGCCGCCCACGTCGCTCCAGTTTGTTATGGCACCGGTATAGATATCGGTCAACTGCTCCTGCGTCAGGCCGGTGACCGGATTGCCGTCGTTCACCAAAAATACGAGCGCGTCGCGCCCGATCGGCGTGATCACCAGTTCATTGCCGATTTCGTCCAGCCGCTTTTTCGTTTGCTCGCTCGCTTCGTAAACGAGCAGCAAATCGGTTTCGCCGTTCGCCAGCGCCATCCATGCCTCGGGTGTTTTGCGGCAGGTAGTCATCGCCTCCGCTTGCTCGGGAGACTCGCCGGTCGCAGCGGCGCGTATGGCCGCCATCATCGGTAAGTTTGCGGTCGAGCCATCCACGCGGGGATAATCCGTGGGCGATAGGATCGGTTCGCTCGACTGCGCCGGCTGTTCCGCCGGAGGCGTATCTGCGGCGGGCGGCTGCGGCCGGCTTTGAGACGCGCACCCCGCAAGCGTTAACAGCAGCAGGCAGGCAAGAACTCTTTTTTTCATCCGTCAATCCTCCAATCCGGTGAAAATGCTTTCCTTTGCGATCCAGTTGCCCTTCAGGTCCATGATACCGCAGGAAAACCCTCTGGTGCAGACGACGTAGTCCTCCCCAACATCGGTGATATCACGCAGACCGCGCAGCAGCACTTTGCCATCCGGCGAAAACAGATCGCAAAGCGCGCTGTCATCGCTGCCCGCGTATCCGAGGGCGAAGCACGACGCTTCGTTCACATCGCCGTAGTAACCTATATAAGCATATTCCCGCTCGGTCTCGATCGGCTTACCGTCCAAATCGTACAGCTTAATGCGACTTTCGCGTTCCACCATGATCAGGTGCTCGTTTCCTCCAAGAATATACGAATTCTCGCTCAGATGCAAAACCTCGTTCGCTTTTCCATCGTAAACACTCACGATGCCGTCCTGCCAGACGGAAAAACGCAGCCGGTCGGCCGGCGCGCCCTTATTGATCGGATAAGCGCCGTTTGACCAGCCCGAATCCAACGAACGCAGGGGGATCGAAACGCTTACAAGCGCTTTTCCCTGTCCATCCAAGATTTCCACATTGGACATGGATCCATTTTCAGCGTCCACCACTTCGGAGGTCAAAATATAGCAAAACTCGCCTTTTGCATTCTGGACGACCTCTTTCGTTTTTGCGCTCAGCGGCACCAGAACCCGCCCGTCGGACGAGACCACACAGCTTTTTTTGTAACGATCCGTTGAGCAAACAAAGTATTGCACCGGCTGATCCGGTTCCACCCGTTCATTCGCGGCGGGTGCCTGCCGCTGCGCCGCGCAGCCCGTAAGCAAGCCGAAAAGCGTAAGCACTAACCAAATTCGTTTCATCTCCGGCTCCCCTCCTTTTCTCTTTTATAGCACGATTTCCCTCTCGGCGCAACCCACAAAAGGGAAACAGCCGCTCAACCGAAAAAAGCGCCGTATGCAGCAGCATACGGCGCTTCCAGAGCAGCGTTATTTTTCTTCCACCGGTTCGGATTCGGCCGCCGCGGTGGTTTCAAAGGTGACCCCGCCGACGTGAATGTTCACCTCGGTCACGGTAAGGCCTGTCATCGATTCGACCGACGCCTTGACGTTTTCCTGTACAGCCCGCGCCACATCGCGGATATTGTGGCCGAAAAGCGCCAAAAAGCTGATCTCGATCTTGACCGTGCCCTCGTCCGACAGTTCGATGCGGACGCCCTTGGACAAATTTTTCTTACCTAAAAAGCTGACGATGTCGCTGGTCAGGCTGGAATACAGCCCGCTGACGCCTTCGGTGTCGGATGCGGAAAGCGCAGCGATGGAAGCGACGACGTCCTCCGATATCTTGATCGTGCCCTGATCGCCCGCGGTTGACCAATATTCCTTATGGTCTGCCATAAAAGCTCACTCTCCTTTAGGGGCATTATAGCACAGTTTGCCCAAAAAGCAAAGCAAAATGTGTCTGTCAGGCCGCTTCTACGATCTTAATTTGCCCTGCCGCCATATCAGTTTCGGACATTACGATATCTTTAATGACGGTGACGTCGGTCGCGGCCAGACCACCCTCGGGCGGCTCGACGACGATGTTGACGCTGTCATCCCCGATCATGACCACCGCGTCCACATAGCCCTTGGCGCGGATCAGGCTTTCCACCCGTGCCTCGGTCACCGAGTTTTCAGCCAGCACCGATATCTTGGCGGCGGCCTGTTCCTTTGCTTCCGCGTCCGCCATTTCGCTTTCCGTTGTTTCCTTCAGGATGCTGACCGCCTCGTCCCTCGCCTGTTCGCGCGTCAGGCGCGAGGATACAAAGTAGTCGTCCGACTGGGCGCTCGTCTCAGCCGATCCGCCATCTTGTGCCGCCGTGTCCGCCGCGCCGTCCGTCTGCCGCGCCACCATCAAATCCTCCGGCGCGCCGACGTGGCTCCAGTTCAGGTATACCGCAACGCACAGCATCAGCGCGATCACGCCGTACACCGCCCCGCGCTTCTTGATCTTTTTCATGCAAAATCGCCCTCCCGTGTTTCATTACTAAGACTTATGACTCCGCCGCCATTTTCAGAACTGTAACTTTGTCCGTACCCACGCCGCATATTGTCGAAACCGCCTGCGTCACCGCATAGCGTACCGCGGTGTTATCCGCGCCTTCGCACAAAACCACCGCACCGCGAAAGGTCGGCAGCAGGCTTTTGACCGTAACAGGCGTTTCGCCGTAGCTGCCATCCGATAAAACGGTCAGATCGCTTTCATAGCTCTGTCCGCTGGTACCGTTTTTGGTTTGCCGTACGTTGACCGCGTACACGGCCTCTTCCGTTTCATCGAGCGAGAGCAGCAGCGAAACGCGGCCCACTCCCTCGATCGCGCCGAGCTGATCGCTGAGCGCCTGCTGGAACTCCGCCAGGTTAAACCCCTCGCCCGCGGGTTCCGTACCGGCGGGCGGCGCTTTTACCTCCGCGGCGTCGCGGAACCAGCCGCCGGAGGCGAGCAGCAGCACGCCGGTCAGCAGCACAATGATCACCGCGCGGTACTTTTTCAGCAGCGGCAGGCATTTTTCCGCCGCCTTCCGCAGCGGCGCTAAATCAATATTCTTCATTTTTCAATCAGCTCCTGTCGGTCCGCGGGCACGCCGCTCTCCTTTAAAATCAGCTCTTGCAGCTCCGCAAGGCGGGCGGCGTCCTTTTTGCGGTAAAATACGGTCACGTGATCGGTTTGCAGCAGTCCGTCCTCATCGGTCGCCATAGTGACAAGCACCGTGCATTCGATGCCGATCTCGGACGCGCGCTGTTCCAGCGCGCTTGCCACGGCGGCGCCCATGGCGTTCAGCGTCGTCTGTCGGTTTTGCGCCTCCAATTCCGCGATCGAGACGTCCCCCCCGCCGTGTCCGCCCGCCTTGCCAGATCGGTCAGACGCAGCCCGGACAGCGGCTGTAACAGCGCAAGCGCCATCAAAAGCCCCGCCGCGATACGCACGATCTCTTTCAGCGCCGAATCCTTGGCCACCGACAGCGCCAGCGAGGACGCCGCGCCCGCCAGCGTGACGCGCAGCAGGATCGTTCTAAATAATTCCATCATACCGGCTTCACCATCGCAATGACGTAGACAAGTTCAAAATAAAGGATCATGCTGCATGTGGAAAGCATGCCGAGCAGCAGGCCGAAGCCCGTGCCGACGCCCGAGAGCAGCCCCTCCATGTTTTTGCTGCAAAGCGGTGAAAACACGGCGGCGCCGATGCGATAGAATAAGTAGCACGCGCCCGCGCGCAAAAACGGCACGATGCAGATTGCCGTGATGCACAGCATGCCGAACACGCCGACCGAATTTTTCAGCAGCGCCGCGCCGGTGAGCATGGTTTCGGTCGCGTCCGACAGGATACCGCCCACGACCGGCACCGCGCCCGACACCGCGAATTTGGCTGTTTTGAGCGCCATGCGGTCCACGCTTCCCGAAACGCCGCCCGCGATCGTGATATAGGCGATAAACAGCGTAAGGATCAGCTTTAAAGCGCCCGCCGTCAGGCTTTTGATGCCGTCCGCCAGCCCGTGCAGCAGACCGTTGCCGGTCGCCGCGTCCACAGCGGTGATGGCGAGATAAGCGCAGGCGGCGGGCACGAGCAGCGTTGTCACCAGACGGATGACCAGATCGAACACCAGCATGGTGGCGACCTGCAGCGCCGTGGCCGTTACCGCAGAGCCGCCCACCGACAGCGCCGCCGCCAGAACCGGCTGCAAGGTCGCGGAAAACACGCTGATCTGTTCGAGCGCCTGTCGGCAAAGGCTCAGCACGCCCGAAAAATCGGTAAGCAGGATCGCGCCGCAGCCGAGCGCGCCCGCCATATCGATCGCCGAATCCGCCGCGCCGCCCGCGGCCGAGGAAAAACCGCGCGCCACCGCCGTCAGCACGACCACGCCGGCCACGCGCAGCAGCCCGCGGAAGGCGCTTTGCACCGCGTTTTGCCCATCCTCCGCAAAGTTCCCAAACATGCCGGAAAGCGACGCGGTCAGATCGGTCGCGCTATCCGGCGTAATACCGTTTAAGTATTCCTGCTGCTCGGCGGGCAGCGCGTCCGCCAATCTGTCCTGCCCCACATCGGGCGTTTCCCCCACCGCGTATGCCGGAGAAAGGAACAGCAGCGCGAGCAGAACAGCGAAGCATATGTTTTTTCCCATTTCCGTTCCTTTCAGGATTTTTAGATCCATTCCTCGATCAGACTCAGCACCTGCTGCAAAAGCGGCATGCAAAGCGCGATTGCCAGCACCGAACCCGCGATCTCCAGCTTTGCCGCGAGGGCGGACTGCCCCGCGTCCCGGCTGAGCGCGCCCATCACCCGCACGACCACGGCCACGCCGACCGTTTTGATCACCGGCAGATAAAGCGTTTCACTCATACCGCCCTGCGCGAACACCTGCGTGATCTCGCGCACCGCGCCGCCCATTCCCGAGAATACGCGAAATAGGATGACCAGCCCCGCGGTGAGCGCCAGCAGGAAGGCGATGGCGGGGCTCTCCTTTTTCAGCGTCAGCGTCAGCACGATCGCGGCGAGCGCGATGCCGCACAGGGCAAGCAGATCGCCCATGTTCAAAAGCCGAACACGCTTTTCATCATCGAGAACAGCTGGCTGATCTCCTGCACGATCAGCATCAGCACGACGATGAGCCCGGCGAGCGTGGTCATCAGCGCCTGTTCCTCCCGCCCCGAGCGGGTCAGCAGCTGGCTGAGCACAGCGACTAGAATCCCCACGGCGGCGATTTTAAAAATCAGATCAACATCCATGCTTTCCTCCGCTCATATGAGCACCAGCACGAGCAGG
Protein-coding regions in this window:
- a CDS encoding ABC transporter substrate-binding protein, with the protein product MKRKLSWLLCGAMLAGALSGCGGSETPGDSSDGQGGSSAAGGDTIKIGYFGPLTGGSAQLGQAALNGAQLAVNELNANGGILGRQVEIVPYDDKSSPEEAVKAATKLVQVDKVNAIFGSLHSANVQAAGPVIEESQTLCVAGGTSPTWLEQGYTYLFRSISNANAASKQLAKYANEQGLKRIATFTSNDEYGTSGADAFKAACQDYDIEFVASETMANGDRDFTGQFAKINAASPDAVLTWCLSDDTGAVTKQLRQSGFAGTILGPEGYSMPEILEVAGDAANGVCFAAQYLVYEDPEDAEDENLKKFLEGYIEEFGAAPASDNAYRAYDGVMMIDLAMETSGADRGPELREAYNNIDGYVGLAGTFSYKGKNGEGIDVMRIFKIEDGKYLEAE
- a CDS encoding PstS family phosphate ABC transporter substrate-binding protein, with amino-acid sequence MKKRVLACLLLLTLAGCASQSRPQPPAADTPPAEQPAQSSEPILSPTDYPRVDGSTANLPMMAAIRAAATGESPEQAEAMTTCRKTPEAWMALANGETDLLLVYEASEQTKKRLDEIGNELVITPIGRDALVFLVNDGNPVTGLTQEQLTDIYTGAITNWSDVGGAGASIAAFQRPEASGSQSLFMKLLMRDKKPVEAPTELRPEEMGGLVDSIAEYDNSANALGYSVYYYVSCMYGMDGLRLLDVDGVSPSSETIASGAYPLINEYYLVTRANEPANSPAAKLRAFILSDTGRSVMEQAGYVPLQE
- a CDS encoding DUF5046 domain-containing protein — encoded protein: MKRIWLVLTLFGLLTGCAAQRQAPAANERVEPDQPVQYFVCSTDRYKKSCVVSSDGRVLVPLSAKTKEVVQNAKGEFCYILTSEVVDAENGSMSNVEILDGQGKALVSVSIPLRSLDSGWSNGAYPINKGAPADRLRFSVWQDGIVSVYDGKANEVLHLSENSYILGGNEHLIMVERESRIKLYDLDGKPIETEREYAYIGYYGDVNEASCFALGYAGSDDSALCDLFSPDGKVLLRGLRDITDVGEDYVVCTRGFSCGIMDLKGNWIAKESIFTGLED
- a CDS encoding Asp23/Gls24 family envelope stress response protein; its protein translation is MADHKEYWSTAGDQGTIKISEDVVASIAALSASDTEGVSGLYSSLTSDIVSFLGKKNLSKGVRIELSDEGTVKIEISFLALFGHNIRDVARAVQENVKASVESMTGLTVTEVNIHVGGVTFETTAAAESEPVEEK
- a CDS encoding SpoIIIAH-like family protein; protein product: MKKIKKRGAVYGVIALMLCVAVYLNWSHVGAPEDLMVARQTDGAADTAAQDGGSAETSAQSDDYFVSSRLTREQARDEAVSILKETTESEMADAEAKEQAAAKISVLAENSVTEARVESLIRAKGYVDAVVMIGDDSVNIVVEPPEGGLAATDVTVIKDIVMSETDMAAGQIKIVEAA
- a CDS encoding stage III sporulation protein AE, which encodes MGKNICFAVLLALLFLSPAYAVGETPDVGQDRLADALPAEQQEYLNGITPDSATDLTASLSGMFGNFAEDGQNAVQSAFRGLLRVAGVVVLTAVARGFSSAAGGAADSAIDMAGALGCGAILLTDFSGVLSLCRQALEQISVFSATLQPVLAAALSVGGSAVTATALQVATMLVFDLVIRLVTTLLVPAACAYLAITAVDAATGNGLLHGLADGIKSLTAGALKLILTLFIAYITIAGGVSGSVDRMALKTAKFAVSGAVPVVGGILSDATETMLTGAALLKNSVGVFGMLCITAICIVPFLRAGACYLFYRIGAAVFSPLCSKNMEGLLSGVGTGFGLLLGMLSTCSMILYFELVYVIAMVKPV
- a CDS encoding SpoIIIAC/SpoIIIAD family protein; translated protein: MGDLLALCGIALAAIVLTLTLKKESPAIAFLLALTAGLVILFRVFSGMGGAVREITQVFAQGGMSETLYLPVIKTVGVAVVVRVMGALSRDAGQSALAAKLEIAGSVLAIALCMPLLQQVLSLIEEWI
- the spoIIIAC gene encoding stage III sporulation protein AC; the encoded protein is MDVDLIFKIAAVGILVAVLSQLLTRSGREEQALMTTLAGLIVVLMLIVQEISQLFSMMKSVFGF